Genomic window (Opitutus sp. ER46):
CCAAACGCGTCATCGGCTCGGTGACCGGAATCGCCGGTGCCATCGGCGGCGTCGCCGGCATCCTCACGCAACAGGCCATCGGCTGGACCGTGCAGACCCTCTCCTTCACCCCGGTCTTCATCGCCTGCGCCGCCGTCTACCTCGTCGCTTTCGCGGTCGTCTGCCTGCTCATCGGCCAGATCGGCCGGGAACAGGTGATTGCGGCATAGCGCTCGCCCTCCGCCGCGGCGCTCCTTCAGTTGCCGTCGGTAACCGTCATCAAGGCCACATAGCTCCGCGGGCCGAGCGTCGTGGTCAGCGCCGGTGCCGCCCCAAAGTTCTTCCCGCTCACCAGGTCGACCGTCTCGCCTCGCCCGTCCGCCTCCCTCCATCGCAGCGCCAGCGTGCGCGGTTCCGCGCCGTGGTTGAAAGCGACGACCAGGCGTTTCCCGCCAAGTTCGTAGGCCATGATTGATCCGGCATCGAAACCTTCTCCGATCACGAGGTCGCCATCACACCGCCGCCCATCGAGGAGAAGGTCCTCGATGTCGGCCGCCAGCGCGGTGACCTGGCCAATGGCCGCATACGCCGCCCCGTCGAGCACCTGCTGGTACCAGATGCCAAATCCCCCCGTCCCGTACATCAACGCGCACATCAGCCGGTAGCTGAAACGTTCCGGACTCGGCGCGCTGCTCTTTGTGAAGTTCTCCAGGTACATCTCTGCCGGGACAAAGGGACGCGGCGCCAGCGCTCGGGCCGTCGCTGTCAGATCACCCGGGCTGCCCGCATAGCCGGCAGTGCCAAATCGGATGCCACCGATCTTGCCGAGCAGGCCCCAATCCGTCGCGTATCTGGCCCGCGTCAGAGCCGCCAGGCGCCCCGCATGCTTGTATCCGCTGTAGTAGCCATAATCCAAACCGGGATCCACCGCCGTGACGCTTTCGGACAGAATCGCCGACATCTGCGCCGACTGCCAGCAGCGGAAGTCGATCCACGCGTCCCGATAACGGTCGCTGATGATTCGCGCCGTCAGTTCGAGCTCCGCCGGAAGCTGCGCGTGCTTCCGAAACTGCTCCAGCGTCGCCGGGGTGGCCACATCCCCGGCGATTTCCAACCGCTCCGAGTCAAACGCCCTTTCCTCGTTGTCGTTGATGAGCCCGGCATACCCGCTGGCTTCAATCCTCGGTCTGAGGTACTCGACCAGGGCGCGCTTTACGGTTTTCCGATGCTCGATGCACCAGGCGTAACACAGCTCGTTCATCGGAGAGCGGTCCGCATCGAGGCGTCTCGCCTCCGGCAAGGCATCCAGAATGGCCGCCTTTTCCTTGGGCCAAAACCAGAGCCACAGCGGTTTGAGGCCGTACGCAAGGGCCCGCTGGGTCACGACGTCTGCCGAGGCGGAGGGCCGCATGTAGCAAATCTGATTGATCCCCGTCTTGCTCAGGGTCGCGAGGGCTTCGTCCTGATACGCCGCGCTCTTGTCGCTACTGTAGCTGTACAACTGGATCCGCAGCCGGCTCGGGCGCCGGCCATCCAGCCTGGGCAATACCTCCGCCGTCCCCGTCAGAGGTGGCCAGCGCCTTTTTCCATCCGCACTCGAGAGCGCGAACTGGATTGCATATGCGCCGGGCCGGACTCCGCCCGGATTCATCATCAGCGACAGGCTCGCAGCCGACGGGGCGGAAATGCCCGGCAACGCCACGATGTATTCTGCCTCGTCTCCCTGCTCGGACCGCGTCAGCGAACCTGGCACAACGAGATGCGCCGGATTGCCCGCGTAGGCGTTTTGCGCCGTTTCAAAGGCCGTGATCCGAAAGGCCGCGGGCAACTTGATCCGAAGCTCGAGGGGTTGCTGGATCGCGGCGGAAGCGGGGAGCTTCGCCCACACCGGCGTCGAAGCTTCGCCCACGAGGTAGCACCGTTCGGAACGGGGCCACAGGGAAAGGCCGTCATCGACGGTGGACCCATGCGCGGGCGCCCCCAGCAGCATGATCAGGCCCAGGGTGCGGACGACGGACCGGTGAAGATGATCGAACATAAGCAAGGGAGGAGGAGGATCGGCCAGGCGATTGCCTGGCGCACAGGCGCCGAAGCGCCGGAAGACGTCAGGCATCCCAATTGGTTGAGCGGCTGAACCACTACGAGGCGGTCAGCGCAGCGTGGACCACTCCGGCAGGTGGCCATGGCGATCGAACACCGAGTAGTACGGCCCTTGTTCAACCCCCTCGAGCTTCAGCCAGGCGACGATCGCGTAGGATGAAGTGCGAATGTTCAGCCAGCGCTTCTCTCCCGATTCCCACGTCGGTCCATAGCCGTACACGCCGCCGCTGGCACGCTTGTCCGTCGCATGCACCTCCTGCTGCGTCAGGAGATACGTGGCCGCCTTGACCGCGGACTCGAGGTACTCGCGTTTGCCTGTAAGTCGGTAGAGGTCGACCAGCATGATCGGGCCCGTGGCCGCCGCCGGAGGGACGTCTGGCCGGCCGTAGCCCCCGTCGGGACGTTGCTCCCCGATGAGCCAGCGGGCATAGGCCTCCACCCGTTCGAGGTACTTGCGCTCACCGAACGCAGCATAGGCCTGCAGGAGCGCCAACGAGCCGAAGTCGTCATTGTGACGATGCATCTTCTGCATCCCGGCCTGACGGGTACCGTCCTCGACATAGGTGCCGAGCGCCGCGTCGTAGATGACCTTCATGCTGCCGTCGGGCTGGACAAACCGGTCGAGGTAGGCGTCCGCGATCGCCCGCAAGCCCCGAGCCAGATCGGTGCGGTCTCCCGTCACGCGCGCGTAATCGTAGAAGTATCCGGCGGAGCCGCCGTGAAACGAACCCTGGAGAAAGTCGTGCTTGCCGTCGACGACCGACCATTGCCACGCCGGCCATCCGTTCCGAACCGCATGATCGAAGAACCATCGGTTGAAGAGCGCCGCCCGCTCGCGATAGTCCGGCTGCGCGCTCTGCTCGTAGAGCCACAGCATCCCCCACGCCGCGGTCACGGCATCGCGGGGATAGACCCACGGGGTCTGCGGCGAGTACTCGCGAATCGTGCCAAAGTTCTCCGATTGCCGGGCATCCAGGATCTGCAGCGATTTGAGATACTGCCCCGCTCGCAGCGCCGCCTGCAGGTATTCCTTCCCCTCCGTCCGGTGATACACCATCAGCACGCCCATCGTGGCGGCGGCCACCATCCAACTCGCCGTGGCGCGATGATTGGCGGTCTTCGTCTCCGGCGTGTAGAGCTGCATGAAGCGCCCGCAGTTCGCGTCGTAGGGATCCTTGATCTGGTTGGCGACGAGCCAGTCTGCGGTCCGCACCGCCGCCTGCCTGAACTCGGTACGCAGCGACTCGGGCACGACGGCTTCAACCTTGGCGGCGGGGGCGGCCATCGTGCCGGCGGCGCCCAGCAGCGCCGCCAGGAGTGAAGCCGGTATGCGGATTGTCTTCATGGGGAGGGGCGGAATCACAGGTGAAATGGCAGCCGGATCATCGCGGTTCAGCGCGTCGGATCGAAGCCTCGCTCCAGCAGCTCAATCTGGAGAATCAGGCTCCGCGGCAGATGGAAGGGGTCCTTGACCGGCAACGCGACCACATCCTCGATCGGACTCAGATCGCGGCCGAGCTTTTGCCGCCACTCCCCATGCGCCCAGTCGGCAAAATGGTCGAGGCACAGCCGCCAGACGCGCTCGTACCAGTCGAGAAAGGCCGGTCGCTGCTCGAGCTTCCAACCGAGCAGGCTCATGTACAGCGCCTCCGTATGCGGCCACCACAACTTGGTGTCGGGGAACTTCCAGCCCCGGCACTCGCCCCCATTGGCGTCGAATGCCAGCAGGAGCCCGCCTCCATACGCCGCATCCCAGCCGGCCTCCAGGTGCCGCAGCGCGAGCCGCAAGATCTCGGGTTTCCGCTCCCAGCCGGGGCCGCCTCGTGCCAGCTCCCCCACGTGCAGTTGAAACCACATATCCTCGATGACATGTCCCGGAACCACCGCCGTCCCCAGTGGGGCCGGAAACTCCCGCCCATCGCTCCGGATGATCTCCAGAAACAGGTCGCGGTCCTCGCGATAGAAGTCGCGGAAGATCTCGGTCGAGAACCGCACCGCCGCGTTGAGGTACTTCTCCTCCTTCAGGGCATGCCCCAGATCGGCGAGCGCCAGGGACCAGAGCATGGGAATGCCATGTGGCTTTGCCCGGGGCGGAATCGGATACGGGAAATGCGGGATGGTGTCGTAGGGTTGCGCGAGCCTCCGCAGCGCGGTGTCCGCGGTGCGGCATGCCTCCCTCCGCACCTCCGGATCGCGGGTGGCGCGATGGAGCTCCGCCAACGCATACACCGCAAACGAGTCAACGTAGGTGCTCTCAAAGCCGCGGACCTTTCGGCCATCCTGCGCCACCACCAGCGACCAACCGTCGCGCTCCTCGTCCCGGCCGTACCGCAGGCAAAACGCGGCGATCTGCTTCGCGTAACCCAACCAGCGCACGTCGGCGTCGAGGCGATTGTAGATGCGCGCGAACACCCACACGGCCCGCCACTGGCTCCACAGCCATTTGTCGGTGCTGACCACCTTGCCCGCATCGGTGATGCAGGTCAGCAGCCCGCCGCGTTCATCAAAGGCATGCTCCTCCCAGAACGGCAGGACATGGCCAAACAGGTGGTCACGCAGCCAGCCGGCCAACGGGACCCCGTCTCCGCCGCGCAACTGCTCCAGCGCCGCAGAACAGGCACGTTTCGTATCGCTGACGCTTAGGGTGCTCATCGAAATCGCCCGAAGACCGTGGCGGCATGCTACCAGTGCGCGTCGATCCCCGGCTGAAGCATGTCTGCCAGCGCCCGGCCCGTGAGGGCCGTCACCACGTCGTTTTGCGTGAAGGCTCCGAGCGGAGACGGGTTCGACGCATCCCCGCCCGCCTGCAACAGGCCGAACCCACGTTGGTTGGCCCGATTGAGCAGGAAGGCGTTGAAGCGCCGCACGGCGGCGGCTACCCGGTCGTCGGCGCGCACGTTCGTGTAGTACCACACCAGGAGATGGCTGACGCCCGGACTGCGCTTCTGATCGTAGCTCCGGGCCGGGTTCTCGCTGTCCTTGTACCCCCAGGTTCCGTCGGCGTTCTGCGTCCGGAGCAGAAACTCAACCGTGGCACCGGCTTGATCACGCAGCCGCCGCCGCCATGCGGGCTGATCGCAGTACCGGTCAAACGCGATGACCGCCTCGCCGACATATGCCACCGCCTGGAATCGATGCTTCTCCCACAGCACAAAATCGGTGGCCGGATCACCCCGCTTGGCCAGGTCGCCGCCGTCGCCTTTGAGCACGTAGGGGATCGCCCCGTCGTCGCGCTGCGTGCTCATGATCCAGCCCAGCGCCTGGTGGGCGAGCTCGCGGTAACGCGCGTCCTGCGTCGCATGATACAGCCACGTGCAGACCACGCCGCCCGAGAGCGCCGAGGAAATGGTGTATTCATCCCGCCAGGGCACCAGGACCGTTCCCTGCGCCTTCGTCCGAAAGCCGACCCCAAACGCCCCCGAGGGCTGGATCAGCCGGTTGGCCTGAACCGCGGCGATGTACCGCTGCATCGCCGCCCGGTACCGGGCTTGGCGGCCCGGATCGGCGTGGCGGTTGAGCACCATCAGCAGGCCAAGTGCGCTGCCGGTGTCGGCCAGATAGATGTCGCCGTAGCCGGTCTTCCAGAATCCGTCCCCCCCCTGCCGCGCCAGCAGCCAGTCACCGTACGTCAACGCCCGCTCGAGATAACGCCGATCCCCGAACACCTGGTGCCCGGCGACCAGGGTGCGCATGTAGTAGCCGCCGATGAAGATCGTCGGCATCCCGGCCTTCTCCGCGGCAACGTACTCACAGAGATCATGCAGCATCTCGCGGGTGGCGGCGGGCGCGCAAAACACCGACTGAGACGGCTCCGTGGTGGCGGCCCGACCCCGGCCGCTCAGCCCGCACGCGGCCAGCAGACCGCTGAGGACAACCCGTGTCCAGCGCGGCCCGCGCGGACGCGTGGAGGGGAAACGACGAGAGGGAAGGCACATGGCGGCAACGGTCCCGAGCGGACCTGATCAGGCAGGATTCCCGGCGGTGAACCCAGGCTCAAAGCGAAGTTCGGTGGACGTTGACCTGCCCGCCCCCTCCCGCCCGGTATTTGCCTTGCCACGACGAGGGCTCGCGCCCACCTGAGAAACATGAGTGTGCGCGAGATCGCCCGACTGGCCAAGGTTTCGCCCAGTACGGTCTCCTTGGCCCTGAGGGATAGCCCCAAGATTCCCGACACGACGAAACGCAAGGTGCGCGAGCTGGCCAAGCGCCTCGGCTATCGACCCAACGCCAGAGTGAACGAACTGATGAGCTGCGTCCGGACGAGCCGCGCGCCCCAGAATCAGGCCTGTTTCGGCGTCGTCTCGTTCTACGACACACCCAAGCCCTGGGAAAGTTCTCACCACCTTGCCCGCATCTACCGCGGCATGTTGGCCCGCGCCGAAGTGCTGGGCTACCGTCTGGAACCGCTCTGGCTCCGCGCGCCGGGCATGACCTATCGCCGCTGCCGTTCCATCCTCGACGCGCGCGGAATCGAAGGCCTGCTCTGTTTCGGCAGTCCCGACATCGACGACGAATTTCCGCCGGAGTTCGACCACTACGCCATCGTGACCCAGGGGCTCAGCATCAAAACGCCCCTGCACCGTGTGGTCAGCCATGTGTACAAGGACATGTGGCGCGCCCTGGAACAGGTGTACCAGCTCGGCTATCGCCGCCCCGGCCTGGTCATCGGCCGCTACGAAGACATCCGGAGCGCCCACGGATACCTCAGCGCCTACCTTGGCTGGTGGCAGGTCACCCTCGGCACCACGCCGCTGCCCGTGCTCCAACTGGACAAGGTGGAACTGAAACCAGTCCGCGAGTGGCTCGCCTACAACGCGCCGGACGTGATGATCTTTGTGCACCACTACAACGTCCTGCCGGAATTCACCGCCTGCATGCGCGAGAGTGGCCTGCACATCCCGGAAGACATCGGCGTCGCCGTGATCAGCCAGATCCTCGATCGCACGGACTACTCCGGGCTCGAGGAAAACCAGCAACTCATCGGAGCGTGGGCCGTCGAACTGCTGGTTTCACGAATCATGAACCGCGACCTCGGCATCCCGACCAACCCGCGGATCGAGATGGTTGAACGCCACTGGGTCGACGGGAAAACCTTGCGGAAAATCAGCCGCTAGGCGCCAGCCACGCGGGCCTTCTTTTTGGGGGCAGCCGGGCCCTTCGGCCGCTCCGTGGACCGATGCCGAAATCGCCTGCGGCTCACCGGGGCCCGTGAGCCGTCCCCGCTGCGGTCAACGTCGACCAAGCCCCCGCTCGTCATCGGCCTCGCCGCGCCCCTCCCTCGTGCGATGCGTCGTTCCCCTCTTCTGCTCTCCGGCCTGGGCCTCCTGGCCCTCACCGGCCTCCTCCGCGCCGACGTCACGGTTGCGCCGCTCTTTCAGGACCACGCCGTCCTGCAGCAGGACCTGCCGGTGAACATCTGGGGGCGCGCGGATGCGGACGAGGTCGTCCAAGTCCGGTTCGCCGGCCAACGCGTCGAGACCAAGGCCGGTCCTGACGGGCGATGGCGCGTCGTCCTGCAACCGATGCCCCCCAATGCCAAGGGCGAGGACCTCGCGGTGGCGGGGAAGAATACCGTGACGCTGCGGGACGTCCTCGTGGGCGAGGTCTGGCTCTGCTCGGGGCAGTCGAACATGGAAATGGCCGTGGAAAAGGCGGCCAACGCGGCGGAGGAGCAAGCCGGGGCCACCTTCCCGGCGATCCGCCAGATCAAGATTGATCGCCATCCAAGTTCGACCCCGCGCGAAACGATCCGGGGCGCATGGCAGGTCACCACGCCAGCTACCGTGGGCGCGTTCACCGCGATTGGCTACTTTTTCGCCCGCCAGCTGCAGCAGGAACTCGGCCGGCCCGTCGGGCTGGTGAACGCCTCGTACGGTGGCACGCCGATCGAATCGTGGATGAGCCCCGGGGCCCTCGCCAGTGATCCGGCTTTCGACGTCGTCGCCGCCCGGTGGAGGCAAACGCTTGCGGACTACCAGACCCGTCGGTCGACGTACGAAGTCGCCCTGGCAAAATGGACGGAGGAGGAGGCCGCCACGCAGGGTGAAGGCGCCGAGTCGCACGCCGCGTTTCTGAAACAGCGCCCCAAGCCGAAGGCGCCCACGGCGCCAGCCGGTGGTCCTTTTGAACCGGCCGGCCTCTACCACGGCATGATTCACCCGCTCGTCCCGTACACGATCCGCGGCGTGCTCTGGTACCAGGGAGAATCCACCCGGAACGTGCAGCACCCGGAAGAGTACCGTGGCCTCTTCTCCGCGCTGATTCGGCAGTGGCGCATGGATTTCGGCCAACCGAATCTGCCCTTCTTCTGGGTCCAACTGCCCAACTACGAGGTGCCCAACGAGCCCTCCGGCGTGGCGTGGCCGCGGATCCGCGAAGCCCAGGCCGAGACGTTGGCGCTGCCCCATACCGCGATGGCGGTCGCGATCGACCTAGGGGAGCGGACCAACATCCATCCCCGGAACAAGCAGGCGGTTGCCCAGCGGCTCGGCGCCCTCGCGTTGACCGAGGTCTACGGCAAGCCCGCCGAAGGCCGCAGCCTCATGTTCGCCCGGGCGGAGCGGGACGGAGCAGCGATTCGCATCCACTTCGCACCCACCGGGGGCAACCTCGTCAACCGCGGCGAAGGCATGCCCGCGCTGCAGATTGCGGGCGCCGATCGCAACTTTCACGCCGCCGAAGGCCGCATTGACGGCGATACCCTGCTCGTCCGTTCCGCCTCCGTCGCCGATCCAGTCGCGGTGCGCTACGCCTGGACCAACTGTCCCACCGCCACGCTTTACGGGAAAAACGGTCTGCCCGTCGCACCGTTCCGCACCGACGCGTGGTAACGCGCCGGGCGCGGGACGCCGTCCGGCGCGACCGGATCCGGTCAACGTAAACCAATGCCGGCGTCGCCCGCATCGCGACCTGCCCCACGCTTTCCCACGCGCCCCGGGGGACCCGTTCCGCCCGCCGGTGCGTCCCCCTTTGCGTCCCATGTCCTGCCCCGAAGACTCTGTTGGCTCTGCCGGTTTGTGCGCGCCCCCCTCGAACGAACCGCCGCTGTTCGACTTTCAGGTCAACGGCTTCGCCGGCGTGGACTTCCAACGCCCTGATGTCTCCGCCCCGGCCCTCGAACATGCGGCGGCCGCCCTCCGGGCCCACCAGGTGGGCTGCATTTTCGTCACGTTCATCACCGCGCCCCTCGAACAACTCGCCCAGCAGCTCCGCCGGTTTGAGTTGTTCCGCGAAGCCAGTCCGTCGCTGTCCGCGATGATCGCCGGTTACCATCTGGAAGGGCCCTGGCTCTCACCCCAACCGGGCTACTGCGGCGCCCACCCGCCCGCCCACATGCACGCGCCCAGCATCGTGGAGTTTGAGACGCTGCAGCGTGCCGCCCGCGGTCGCATCCGGCTCGTCACGCTGGCCCCCGAGTGGGCCGGCAGCAGCGAGTTCATCACCCACCTGACCGCCCGCCAGGTGGCGGTCTCACTCGGCCACACCAACGCCACGGAGCGCGACATCGACGCCGCGATCGCCGCCGGGGCGCGGTTCTGCACCCACCTCGGCAACGCCGTGCCGCTGGTGCTGCCGCGCCACGACAATGTCGTCCAACAACTGCTCTCCCGCGACGAACTCATCGCCTGCTTCATCCCCGACGGGCTCCATCTGCCGCGGCGGGTCCTGCAGAATTTCGTTCGCGCCAAACCGCCGGGCCGGGCGCTCTTCACCACCGACGCCATGGCTGGCGCCGGCGCGCCGGCCGGGAACTACACGCTGGGCGACCTCACCGTGAATGTCGGCGCCGACGGCATCGCCCGCAACCCGGGCGGCGGCTTTGCCGGCTCGACGCTCCCACCGGACGACGGCGTGCGTCGCGTGGCCGAATACCTCGCCCTGCCACCCCACGAGGCACGCCGGCTTTGGTCCACCACCGCCGCCGCGGCTTTCGGCGTCACCCTTTCCGCCCCCTCCATCTCATGAGCACCTCTCCTGTGCACTACGCCGCCGTCGATCGCCTCGCCGTCGAGCGGCACCCCCACCGGTCCGCCATGGGCCGCGCCGCGGCCCGCGCGGTGGCCGCGTACCTTTGCGACACCATCAACCGGCACGGTCGCGCCCGCATCGTCTTTGGCTGCGCCCCTTCCCAGGACGACTTCCTGGCTGCCCTGGTCGACCCGGCGTTGTGTGGCGCCGAGATCGACTGGCGCAAGGTGACCGCCTTTCACATGGACGACTACGTCGGGCTGCCTGGAAGCCATCCGGCCAGTTTCCGCTCATATCTCCAGCGGCATCTCCTCTCGAAAGTTCCCGTGGGAACGTTTCATCCGATCACGGCCGAAGCGGCGGATGGCGCGACCGTTTGCCGGACGTATGCGGCCGCCTTGCGCGAGCAACCGATCGACCTCATCTGCCTGGGCATCGGCGAAAATGGCCACATCGCCTTCAACGACCCGCCGGTGGCCGACTTCGATGACCCCGCGCTCATCAAGGTGGTCGAGCTCGACCACGCCTGCCGGACGCAGCAGGTGAACGACGGTTGTTTCCCCAACCTGGCCGCGGTCCCGCCGTCTGCCTACACCCTGACCGTGCCCGTTTTTCGGACCGCTCGCCGGCTCAGCGTCGTCGTACCCGGCCCGCGCAAGGCCGCCGCGGCCCGCGCCGCGCTCCGCGACCCCATCGGCCCCGGGTGCCCCGCGTCCGTCCTGCGCCTGCATCCGTCTGCCACGCTCTATCTCGACGCCGACTCCGCCGCCCAACTCTAGCGCCCCATGCCCTCGCCGCTTTGCCGCCTCGCCCTCCTCGTCGCCCTCGCCGCCGCCCTCCCCAACGGCGCGCCGGCGGCCAACGCTCCGACGATCGAGACTTTCGCCCGCCAGCCGGATCGCCCGGTCGACGTCGCCCGTGACCGCAACCTGTACGTCATCGGCTATGCGCACCTGGACACCCAGTGGCGATGGACGTACCCACGCGTCATTCGGGAGTTCATTCCCGCGACGTTGCGGAAGAATTTTGCGCTGCTCGACCAGTACCCGAACTACACGTTCAACTTCACCGGGTCCCGCCGCTACGAGATGATGCAGGAGTATTACCCGGCGGACTACCAGAAGCTGAAGCGCTACGTCGCCGCCGGCCGGTGGTTTCCCGCCGGCTCATCCGTCGACGAGGCCGATTCACTCGTGCCCTCCGCGGAATCCCTCCTCCGGCAGATTCTCTACGGGAATCGCTTCTTCCGCCGCGAATTTGGTCTCGCGAGCAACGAGTTCATGCTGCCCGACTGCTTCGGATTCCCGGCGGCGCTGCCCACCATCCTGGCGCATGCGGGCATCAAGGGTTTTTCCACGCAGAAGCTCACCGTAGGAACGTCGGGCGGCATTCCCTTCAAGGTCGGCGTCTGGGAGGGGCCGGATGGCAGTTCCGTCGTGTCCGCCTTCGACCCCGGTCCGTACTATGGGCAGGAGACGGCGGACCTGA
Coding sequences:
- a CDS encoding AGE family epimerase/isomerase; the protein is MSTLSVSDTKRACSAALEQLRGGDGVPLAGWLRDHLFGHVLPFWEEHAFDERGGLLTCITDAGKVVSTDKWLWSQWRAVWVFARIYNRLDADVRWLGYAKQIAAFCLRYGRDEERDGWSLVVAQDGRKVRGFESTYVDSFAVYALAELHRATRDPEVRREACRTADTALRRLAQPYDTIPHFPYPIPPRAKPHGIPMLWSLALADLGHALKEEKYLNAAVRFSTEIFRDFYREDRDLFLEIIRSDGREFPAPLGTAVVPGHVIEDMWFQLHVGELARGGPGWERKPEILRLALRHLEAGWDAAYGGGLLLAFDANGGECRGWKFPDTKLWWPHTEALYMSLLGWKLEQRPAFLDWYERVWRLCLDHFADWAHGEWRQKLGRDLSPIEDVVALPVKDPFHLPRSLILQIELLERGFDPTR
- a CDS encoding prenyltransferase/squalene oxidase repeat-containing protein; this encodes MCLPSRRFPSTRPRGPRWTRVVLSGLLAACGLSGRGRAATTEPSQSVFCAPAATREMLHDLCEYVAAEKAGMPTIFIGGYYMRTLVAGHQVFGDRRYLERALTYGDWLLARQGGDGFWKTGYGDIYLADTGSALGLLMVLNRHADPGRQARYRAAMQRYIAAVQANRLIQPSGAFGVGFRTKAQGTVLVPWRDEYTISSALSGGVVCTWLYHATQDARYRELAHQALGWIMSTQRDDGAIPYVLKGDGGDLAKRGDPATDFVLWEKHRFQAVAYVGEAVIAFDRYCDQPAWRRRLRDQAGATVEFLLRTQNADGTWGYKDSENPARSYDQKRSPGVSHLLVWYYTNVRADDRVAAAVRRFNAFLLNRANQRGFGLLQAGGDASNPSPLGAFTQNDVVTALTGRALADMLQPGIDAHW
- a CDS encoding LacI family DNA-binding transcriptional regulator, coding for MSVREIARLAKVSPSTVSLALRDSPKIPDTTKRKVRELAKRLGYRPNARVNELMSCVRTSRAPQNQACFGVVSFYDTPKPWESSHHLARIYRGMLARAEVLGYRLEPLWLRAPGMTYRRCRSILDARGIEGLLCFGSPDIDDEFPPEFDHYAIVTQGLSIKTPLHRVVSHVYKDMWRALEQVYQLGYRRPGLVIGRYEDIRSAHGYLSAYLGWWQVTLGTTPLPVLQLDKVELKPVREWLAYNAPDVMIFVHHYNVLPEFTACMRESGLHIPEDIGVAVISQILDRTDYSGLEENQQLIGAWAVELLVSRIMNRDLGIPTNPRIEMVERHWVDGKTLRKISR
- a CDS encoding sialate O-acetylesterase, whose product is MRRSPLLLSGLGLLALTGLLRADVTVAPLFQDHAVLQQDLPVNIWGRADADEVVQVRFAGQRVETKAGPDGRWRVVLQPMPPNAKGEDLAVAGKNTVTLRDVLVGEVWLCSGQSNMEMAVEKAANAAEEQAGATFPAIRQIKIDRHPSSTPRETIRGAWQVTTPATVGAFTAIGYFFARQLQQELGRPVGLVNASYGGTPIESWMSPGALASDPAFDVVAARWRQTLADYQTRRSTYEVALAKWTEEEAATQGEGAESHAAFLKQRPKPKAPTAPAGGPFEPAGLYHGMIHPLVPYTIRGVLWYQGESTRNVQHPEEYRGLFSALIRQWRMDFGQPNLPFFWVQLPNYEVPNEPSGVAWPRIREAQAETLALPHTAMAVAIDLGERTNIHPRNKQAVAQRLGALALTEVYGKPAEGRSLMFARAERDGAAIRIHFAPTGGNLVNRGEGMPALQIAGADRNFHAAEGRIDGDTLLVRSASVADPVAVRYAWTNCPTATLYGKNGLPVAPFRTDAW
- a CDS encoding amidohydrolase family protein → MSCPEDSVGSAGLCAPPSNEPPLFDFQVNGFAGVDFQRPDVSAPALEHAAAALRAHQVGCIFVTFITAPLEQLAQQLRRFELFREASPSLSAMIAGYHLEGPWLSPQPGYCGAHPPAHMHAPSIVEFETLQRAARGRIRLVTLAPEWAGSSEFITHLTARQVAVSLGHTNATERDIDAAIAAGARFCTHLGNAVPLVLPRHDNVVQQLLSRDELIACFIPDGLHLPRRVLQNFVRAKPPGRALFTTDAMAGAGAPAGNYTLGDLTVNVGADGIARNPGGGFAGSTLPPDDGVRRVAEYLALPPHEARRLWSTTAAAAFGVTLSAPSIS
- a CDS encoding 6-phosphogluconolactonase, with protein sequence MSTSPVHYAAVDRLAVERHPHRSAMGRAAARAVAAYLCDTINRHGRARIVFGCAPSQDDFLAALVDPALCGAEIDWRKVTAFHMDDYVGLPGSHPASFRSYLQRHLLSKVPVGTFHPITAEAADGATVCRTYAAALREQPIDLICLGIGENGHIAFNDPPVADFDDPALIKVVELDHACRTQQVNDGCFPNLAAVPPSAYTLTVPVFRTARRLSVVVPGPRKAAAARAALRDPIGPGCPASVLRLHPSATLYLDADSAAQL